The following nucleotide sequence is from Salinigranum halophilum.
CTTCGAGGGCGTCGCGGGCCAGTCGTTCGGCGCGTTCCTCGCCAGCGGCGTGACGATGCGGCTCGAAGGTGCCTGCAACGACTACGTCGGCAAGGGGCTCTCCGGCGGGAAGCTCATCGTCCGGACGCCCGAGACGGCCGCATACGTCGCCGACGAGAACGTCCTCATCGGCAACGTCGCGCTGTACGGGGCGACGCAGGGCGAGGCGTACATCAACGGGGTCGCAGGCGAGCGCTTCGCCGTTCGGAACTCCGGGGTCAAGGCGGTCGTCGAAGGCGTCGGCGACCACGGCTGTGAGTACATGACCGGCGGCGTCGTCGCGGTGCTCGGTGACACGGGCAAGAACTTCGCAGCGGGGATGTCTGGCGGGGTCGCGTACGTCTACGACCCCGACGACACGTTCGCCCGCACGGCCAACACCGGCATGGTCTCGCTCGAAGACACGCTCGACGAAGCGGACGAGGCGATGCTCCGCCGACTGGTCGAGAACCACGCCGAGTACACCGGCTCCGACCGCGCCGCGTGGATGCTCGACGAGTGGGCCGACGTGAGCCAGGCGTTCGTGAAGGTGATGCCCGACGCGTACGCCGAGGTCATCGCCGAGCGGGCGCGAGACGACGTTCGTACCGACCTCCCAGAAGAGGCGAGCGCCTCCGCAGTCGACACCGAATCGGGCAGCGTCGCGACGACGAGCGACGACTGACGCGTCCGACTCGTTCCGACTCGACTTCTCAACGCTCGTCTCGACCGAACGTTTATCTCCGATACCGAGACCATCAGGCCGTGTGCGCCAGAACGAGGCCACGGAACGTCTGCGGTCGTGTGGTGTGTCCGTTCCGTGCAGCGCCTGAACGCTGAGACGCGCCACCTGTCCGCACTCTTTGCCGGAGCGATGCTACTTCCCTCCGCTCGCCTCAGGAGTGACACGCTTTACTGCCCGCGTTCGCAGGGGGTGGTATGGACTCCGTACTCGTCATCGGTGGCACGCGCTTCATCGGCCGCCATCTCGTCGAGCACCTCCTCGACCACGACTATCACGTCACACTGTTCACCCGCGGGACCCACGAGAACCCCTTCGCCGCCCACGAGTACGTCGACCACGTCCAGGGCGACAGAGGGGTCAAAACCGACCTCCAGGCGGCGGCGATGACTGTCGACTACGACGCGGTGTTCGACCTCGTCGCGTACCATCCCGGAGACGTCGAGACGGCGGTCGACGTGTTCGCCGACGCCGAGGCGTACGTCTACGTCTCCAGCGGGGCGGCGTACGGCGACGAGGTGATTCCGAAACGCGAGGGCGAGACGGGGTTGAAGCCCTGTACGCCGGCGCAGGCGACCGACGAGTCTCCGGACTCGTACGGTGCGCGGAAGGCCGCGGGCGACCGCGTGGTGTTCGAGGCCGCCGAACAGGGCGTCCGCGCGATGTCGGTCCGCCCCTGTGTCGTCTACGGCCCGCACGACTACACGGAGCGAACGGATTACTGGCTCGCGCGCGTCCACGACCACGACCGCGTGCTCGTCCCCGGCGACGGGACGAACGTCTGGCACCGCGTCTACGCTCCCGACGTCGCCGAGGCGATGCGACTCGTCGCGGAAGAAGGAACCGCAGGCGAGGCGTACAACGTCGGGGACCGTCGCCTCACCACCCTGCGCGAGTACGTCGATCTCGCGGCGGACGCCATGGGGACCGACGTCGAAGTCGTGACCGCCGGCGAGCGGGAACTCGCTGCGGGGGGACTCGCGCCGACCGACTTCCCGCTCTATCGGTCGTATCCGCACGTCATGTCGACGGCGAAGCTCACGCGACTCGGCTGGGAGTCGACGCCGCTCTCGTCGGCGATGCTCGCGACAGCGGCCGACCACCGCGAGAGCGACCGTGACGGGAGCGACGTCGGCCCCAGTCGGGAGAACGAGGCCCGCGTCCTCGGCGTGCTCGATACGCTCTGA
It contains:
- a CDS encoding NAD-dependent epimerase/dehydratase family protein encodes the protein MDSVLVIGGTRFIGRHLVEHLLDHDYHVTLFTRGTHENPFAAHEYVDHVQGDRGVKTDLQAAAMTVDYDAVFDLVAYHPGDVETAVDVFADAEAYVYVSSGAAYGDEVIPKREGETGLKPCTPAQATDESPDSYGARKAAGDRVVFEAAEQGVRAMSVRPCVVYGPHDYTERTDYWLARVHDHDRVLVPGDGTNVWHRVYAPDVAEAMRLVAEEGTAGEAYNVGDRRLTTLREYVDLAADAMGTDVEVVTAGERELAAGGLAPTDFPLYRSYPHVMSTAKLTRLGWESTPLSSAMLATAADHRESDRDGSDVGPSRENEARVLGVLDTL